The sequence CAGCTGCAAAACAAGTGCTCGAATATTTAGTAGAAAACGGTCCGATTTCACAGTTGCTTCCGAACGGATTTCGTGCTGTTCTTCCTGCTGATACACAAGTATTAAGCGTTAACTTAAAACAAGACGGCACGCTTGTTATTGATTTTTCGAAAGAATTTGCGAACTATCGACCAGAAGATGAAAAGCGCATTTTACAAGCGATCACATGGACAGTGACGCAATTTGATAATGTGAAACGTGTAAAAATTCGTATGAACGGCCACGATCAAAACGTTATGCCGGTCAATGGAACGCCAATTAGCGAAGAACTAAGCAGAGATGACGGAATTAACATTGAAACAAACGGCGTTGTCGATATTACGAATACACATCCTGTCATTGTCTACTTTTTAGCACAAGAAGGTGAGCAAACGTATTATGTGCCGGTAACAAGACGCGTACCGAATAGCGAGCAAGATGAGTTAGCTGCAGTTGTGAAGGAACTTATTAAAGGGCCAAGTTACGGTTCTGGATTGTTAAGCGATTTTCAAGCAGATGCGAAATTGTTAGAAGCGCCAAAATATGAAAACGGAAAAGTGACGTTAAACTTTAACGAAGCAATTTACGGTAGCGTTGAGAAAAATGTTGTATCGACACATGTCCTTAATTGTTTAGTCTTGTCATTAACAGAACAGCCAGGTGTGGAAAGCGTCGCAATTACAGTCAACGGAAAGGCAGAATTAGTTGATGAGAGTGGAAAACCGTTATCAGAACCGGTAACAAGACCGCAAAATGTGAACACAGGTAGTTTTTGAAACCAATTTTTTGCTATACTATATAAAGATTCATCGTCGAGAGGCAGCATCCCTGCCTCTTATTTCGTGAACATATATTGAGGAGGATTTTGTGTGAGAGTAGATGGTAGAACAAATGACGAACTTCGTCCTGTACATATTGAACCGAACTATTTAAAACATCCGGAAGGGTCTGTGCTTATTTCGATTGGTGATACGAAAGTGATTTGTACAGCAAGCATCGAAGATAAAGTCCCGCCGTTTATGCGTGGAGGGGGGAAAGGATGGATTACTGCGGAGTATGCGATGATTCCACGCGCGACTGAACAACGAAATATTCGCGAAGCAAGTAAAGGGAAGTTGTCAGGGAGAACGATGGAAATTCAACGGTTAATCGGTCGTGCGCTTCGTTCTGTTGTTGATTTACAAAAGTTAGGTGAGAAAACCATTTGGATCGATTGTGATGTCATTCAAGCGGACGGTGGAACGCGTACCGCTTCAATAACCGGTGCATTCGTCGCAATGGCGTTAGCGCTCGGGAAAATGGTCGAAGACAAAAAGTTGCCGATGCTCCCTATTACAGACTTTTTAGCTGCCACATCTGTTGGCATTGATGAAGAACATGGTATTATTTTGGATTTAAACTATATTGAAGATTCAAAAGCACAAGTCGATATGAATATTGTCATGACTGGATCAGGTCGCTTTGTTGAAATTCAAGGAACAGGGGAAGAAGCAACATTTTCATATGAACAGTTGCTCGATTTACTAACTGTTGCTGAAAAGGGCATTTATGAACTTATCGCCTTGCAAAAAGAAGCGCTCGGATCGCTCGCTGAACAAATTTTGCAAAACCGTTCGGAAGGAGAAGAAACGAAGTGAAACGAATGATTATCGCCACAAAAAACAAAGGGAAAATCGCTGAGTTTCAGCAACTGTTTGCCAAAAAGGGAGTCGAAATTCGTTCGCTTCTTGACTACGATGACGTGCCAGATGTTGAAGAAACGGGAACGACGTTTGCAGAAAACGCGATATTGAAAGCGACGACAATAGCGAACATGTTTCATGAACCGGTCATTGCAGATGACTCAGGATTAATCGTTGACGCGCTAAACGGCGAGCCGGGCGTATACTCGGCTCGCTACGCGGGCGAAGGAAAAAACGATCAAGCAAATATCGAAAAAGTGCTTAAAAAACTGCAAGGCGTGCCTTTTGAACAACGAACCGCCCGTTTTCATTGTACGCTCGCTGTTGCCAAACCAAATGGAGATGTGACGACAGTAGATGGCGTATGTGAAGGATATATAACAGAAGAACCGGTTGGTGAAAACGGTTTTGGGTACGATCCGATATTTTTCGTTCCAGAAAAACAACGGACAATGGCCCAATTGACGAAAG comes from Anoxybacillus flavithermus and encodes:
- the rph gene encoding ribonuclease PH translates to MRVDGRTNDELRPVHIEPNYLKHPEGSVLISIGDTKVICTASIEDKVPPFMRGGGKGWITAEYAMIPRATEQRNIREASKGKLSGRTMEIQRLIGRALRSVVDLQKLGEKTIWIDCDVIQADGGTRTASITGAFVAMALALGKMVEDKKLPMLPITDFLAATSVGIDEEHGIILDLNYIEDSKAQVDMNIVMTGSGRFVEIQGTGEEATFSYEQLLDLLTVAEKGIYELIALQKEALGSLAEQILQNRSEGEETK
- a CDS encoding GerMN domain-containing protein — protein: MRRVWVIVTMFIFILSGCGLFGGEKATKEIDPPKDVTYVEDEKALQEQETAEKEKATETVQRELYLIDKNGFVVPQTFALPKTNAAAKQVLEYLVENGPISQLLPNGFRAVLPADTQVLSVNLKQDGTLVIDFSKEFANYRPEDEKRILQAITWTVTQFDNVKRVKIRMNGHDQNVMPVNGTPISEELSRDDGINIETNGVVDITNTHPVIVYFLAQEGEQTYYVPVTRRVPNSEQDELAAVVKELIKGPSYGSGLLSDFQADAKLLEAPKYENGKVTLNFNEAIYGSVEKNVVSTHVLNCLVLSLTEQPGVESVAITVNGKAELVDESGKPLSEPVTRPQNVNTGSF
- a CDS encoding XTP/dITP diphosphatase codes for the protein MKRMIIATKNKGKIAEFQQLFAKKGVEIRSLLDYDDVPDVEETGTTFAENAILKATTIANMFHEPVIADDSGLIVDALNGEPGVYSARYAGEGKNDQANIEKVLKKLQGVPFEQRTARFHCTLAVAKPNGDVTTVDGVCEGYITEEPVGENGFGYDPIFFVPEKQRTMAQLTKEEKNEISHRAKALQHLLHIWDKLFEKENES